From the genome of Caloenas nicobarica isolate bCalNic1 chromosome 16, bCalNic1.hap1, whole genome shotgun sequence, one region includes:
- the GSC2 gene encoding homeobox protein goosecoid-2 encodes MSSEPVSDTDASRRGLKKPCSFSIEDILSSPAETSPQVLVPLCLRGILDCVPKGLCELESIPASSLQEEEEEEEELEGTGCRCCCCSHMSSRSLQDSPGWLDARFPWPMRLLHSAVRVCKSPQGNPSELQTFHQLQRRTRRHRTIFTEDQLQALETLFHQNQYPDVITREHLANRIHLKEERVEVWFKNRRAKWRHQKRASASALILQGTKKPPEESC; translated from the exons ATGTCTTCAGAGCCGGTGTCCGACACCGACGCCAGCAGGAGAGGCCTCAAGAAACCATGTTCCTTCAGCATCGAGGACATCCTCTCCAGCCCAGCGGAGACGAGTCCCCAGGTCCTGGTCCCGCTGTGCCTGCGGGGCATCTTGGACTGTGTGCCCAAGGGGCTGTGTGAGCTGGAGAGCATCCCGGCCAGCTccctgcaggaggaggaggaggaggaggaagagctggaagggacaggctgccgctgctgctgctgttcccacaTGAGCTCCCGTTCCCTGCAGGACTCGCCGGGTTGGCTGG ACGCCCGGTTCCCCTGGCCCATGCGGCTCCTCCACTCGGCTGTCAGGGTCTGCAAGAGTCCCCAGGGGAACCCGAGCGAGCTGCAGACTTTCCATCAGCTCCAGCGCCGGACGCGCCGGCACCGCACCATCTTCACCGAGGACCAGCTGCAAGCCCTGGAGACGCTTTTCCATCAGAACCAGTACCCGGACGTCATCACCCGCGAGCACCTGGCGAACCGCATCCACCTGAAGGAGGAGAGGGTGGAG GTTTGGTTTAAAAATCGACGGGCCAAGTGGCGGCACCAGAAGAGGGCATCTGCTTCGGCGCTGATCCTTCAAGGCACCAAGAAGCCCCCCGAGGAGAGCTGTTAG
- the ESS2 gene encoding splicing factor ESS-2 homolog: protein MEAAAAAAVPAASSGALVPAGTAVTTGKEATPPAPRRTKKILDEEAYIEGLEKIIQRDFFPDVEKLRAQKEYLEAEENGDLEKMRQIAIKFGSSLGKSSRDTPAPYVTPATFETPEVHPGGLLPGNKSKAGIKAAEEGDAEKDDKDALPNLDSFLAKHTSEDNASFEQIMEVAKEKEKVKHAWLYSAEEEYAQRRNENLALPSAEQQALENVKAGLETWEYTARNTLMYYPTGVPDKDDVFKKPREVVHRNTRFVKDPFCQAVSKSQLQQAAALNAQYKQGKVGPDGKELIPQESPKVNGYGFVATPSPAPGVNESPFMTWGEIESTPLRIEGSETPYVERTPGPAFKILEPGRRERLGLKMANEVAAKNRAKKQEALRKVTENLASLTPKGLSPAMSPALQRLVNRTASKYTDKALRASYTPSPAHTGTPGYKTPASGPHTPTGTPQSRTVSQTPVSQDTTSITDNLLQLPKRRKASDFF from the exons atggaggcggcggcggcggcggcggttcCGGCTGCGTCCTCCGGTGCCCTTGTCCCCGCGGGCACCGCCGTGACGACGGGGAAGGAGGCGACTCCGCCGGCCCCGAGGCGCACGAAGAAGATCCTGGATGAGGAGGCCTACATCGAG GGCTTAGAGAAAATCATCCAGCGAGACTTCTTTCCTGATGTGGAGAAGTTGCGGGCGCAGAAGGAATATCTGGAGGCTGAAGAAAATGGTGACTTGGAGAAAATGAGACAAATTGCTATCAAGTTTGGCTCATCCTTGGGCAAATCGTCGAGGGACACACCTGCACCCT atGTCACTCCAGCCACGTTTGAAACCCCAGAAGTGCATCCAGGTGGTCTTCTACCGGGGAATAAATCCAAAGCTGGCAtcaaagctgcagaggaag gagatgcagaaaaagatgataAAGATGCACTCCCCAATCTGGACAGCTTCTTGGCAAAACACACGAGTGAAGATAACGCTTCGTTTGAGCAGATCATGGAAGTGgccaaagagaaggagaaggtcAAGCACGCCTGGCTGTACAGTGCAGAGGAGGAGTACGCGCAG CGACGCAATGAGAACCTGGCACTTCCTTCAGCAGAGCAGCAAGCTCTGGAGAATGTGAAAGCTGGACTGGAGACGTGGGAGTACACGGCTCGAAACACCCTCATGTATTATCCGACAG gtgTACCTGACAAGGATGATGTATTTAAGAAGCCCAGGGAAGTTGTCCATCGAAACACCCGTTTTGTGAAGGACCCTTTTTGCCAAGCTGTGAGCAAGTCACAGCTCCAACAAGCTGCAGCCCTCAATGCTCAG tacaaACAGGGCAAAGTGGGACCAGATGGGAAAGAACTGATACCCCAAGAGTCTCCAAAAGTGAATGGATATGGATTTGTGGCTACTCCCTCTCCTGCGCCTG gTGTGAATGAGTCTCCTTTTATGACATGGGGTGAAATCGAAAGTACCCCTTTGCGTATAGAAGGGTCAGAAACGCCGTACGTGGAGAGAACACCTGGACCAGCCTTCAAG ATACTGGAGCCTGGGCGCCGTGAGAGGTTAGGACTCAAGATGGCCAATGAAGTGGCAGCTAAAAACCGAGCAAAGAAGCAGGAGGCTCTTCGAAAAGTGACAGAAAACTTGGCCAG CCTCACTCCAAAAGGACTAAGCCCAGCAATGTCACCAGCTTTGCAAAGACTGGTAAACAGGACTGCAAGTAAATACACCGACAAAGCCCTGCGAGCCAGCTATactccttccccagcccacaCGGGAACTCCTGGTTACAAGACCCCAGCAAGTGGGCCTCACACACCCACAGGCACCCCGCAATCTAGGACAGTATCTCAGACACCGGTCTCTCAGGATACTACATCGATCACAGACAATTTACTGCAGCTTCCTAAAAGAAGGAAGGCGTCTGATTTCTTCTGA
- the TSSK2 gene encoding testis-specific serine/threonine-protein kinase 2 produces MDDVAVLGKKGYTLKKEVGEGSYGKVKCAYCDRLKCEVAIKIIDKRKTPRDFLERFLPREIEALKRLRHPSIIKTYEIFETSAGKVYIVMELGKKGDLLDHIKLEGAMKEDIARIKFQQLASAIKHCHDSDFAHRDLKCENILLDEHLNIKLSDFGFSKYLSRDENGKPILSKTFCGSAAYAAPEVLQGIPCDPRISDIWSLGVILYTMVYALMPFDDSNVRKMICVQKQRRIPFPSSQHLTVECKDLIYQLLQPDVSLRMRIDQVLKHSWLQTPKPKVSSPVPTAKEGESSQKPREGKPEHKQSPKSHSAKGKGEKETDPLKDGWF; encoded by the coding sequence ATGGATGATGTTGCGGTGCTCGGAAAGAAAGGCTACACCCTGAAGAAGGAGGTGGGAGAAGGCTCCTACGGCAAAGTGAAATGCGCCTACTGCGACCGGCTGAAATGTGAGGTGGCCATAAAGATCATTGACAAAAGGAAAACTCCGCGGGACTTCCTGGAAAGATTTCTCCCCAGGGAAATAGAGGCTTTGAAACGTTTGCGCCACCCCTCCATCATCAAAACCTATGAGATTTTTGAGACATCAGCTGGGAAAGTGTACATCGTGATGGAGCTGGGAAAAAAGGGAGACCTCCTGGATCACATCAAGCTCGAGGGGGCTATGAAAGAGGACATCGCTCGCATCAAGTTTCAGCAGTTGGCTTCTGCCATCAAGCATTGCCATGACTCGGACTTCGCTCACAGGGACCTGAAATGTGAGAATATCCTTCTCGATGAACACCTCAACATCAAGCTGTCAGACTTTGGCTTTTCCAAGTACTTGTCTCGGGATGAAAACGGAAAACCTATCCTCAGCAAAACCTTCTGCGGGTCTGCTGCGTACGCAGCCCCCGAGGTGCTACAGGGCATTCCTTGTGACCCCCGGATTTCTGATATATGGAGCCTAGGTGTCATCCTGTATACAATGGTCTACGCTTTAATGCCATTTGACGATTCCAATGTCAGGAAAATGATCTGTGTTCAGAAACAACGCAGGattcccttccccagctcacAACACCTGACTGTAGAGTGCAAGGACCTTATTTACCAACTGCTCCAGCCCGATGTGTCTCTGAGGATGCGCATTGATCAAGTTTTGAAACACTCATGGCTGCAGACTCCAAAACCCAAAGTTTCCTCCCCTGTGCCAACTGCAAAAGAGGGTGAGTCTTCCCAAAAGCCACGAGAAGGAAAGCCTGAGCACAAGCAGTCACCCAAATCCCATTctgcaaaagggaaaggagagaaggaaacgGATCCTCTCAAGGATGGTTGGTTCTAG